A genome region from Rhodopseudomonas boonkerdii includes the following:
- a CDS encoding acetyl-CoA C-acetyltransferase: protein MPEAYIYDHVRTPRGRGKSDGSLHEVTALALATTPLKALKERNNLKPGSVDDVVLGVVDPVGEAGGDIARMAALSAGYGNDVPGIQINRFCASGLDAVNFAAAQVMAGQHELTIGGGAESMSRVGIGASGGAWPVDPSIAVPAYFMPQGVSADLIATKYGFSRDDVDAYSVQSQQRAAKAWEEGRFKNSIVPVKDINGLTILAKDEHMRPSTTMQSLAALQPSFATVAQMGGFDGVAIQSHPEIEAVNYVHHAGNSSGIVDGAAAVLLGSAEAGKKNGLKPRAKIRAFANIGSEPAMMLTGPVDVTKKVLERSGMKLSDIDLFELNEAFASVVLRFIQAFDIDNEKINVCGGAIAMGHPLGATGAMILGTVLDELERTNKSTALVTLCIGGGMGTATIIERV from the coding sequence ATGCCCGAGGCCTATATCTACGATCACGTTCGCACGCCGCGCGGCCGCGGCAAGTCCGATGGTTCGCTGCATGAGGTGACGGCGCTCGCCCTCGCCACCACGCCGCTGAAGGCGCTCAAGGAGCGCAACAATCTCAAGCCCGGCAGCGTCGATGACGTCGTACTCGGCGTCGTCGATCCCGTCGGCGAAGCCGGCGGCGACATCGCCCGCATGGCTGCACTCTCGGCCGGCTATGGCAATGATGTCCCCGGTATCCAGATCAACCGCTTCTGCGCCTCCGGCCTCGATGCCGTGAACTTTGCAGCCGCGCAGGTGATGGCCGGCCAGCACGAACTCACCATCGGCGGCGGCGCCGAAAGCATGAGCCGTGTCGGTATCGGCGCTTCCGGCGGTGCGTGGCCGGTGGATCCGTCGATCGCCGTGCCCGCCTATTTCATGCCGCAGGGCGTCTCGGCCGATCTCATCGCAACGAAGTATGGCTTCTCCCGCGATGACGTCGACGCCTATTCCGTGCAGAGCCAGCAGCGCGCTGCCAAGGCTTGGGAGGAAGGACGTTTCAAGAACTCGATCGTCCCGGTCAAGGACATCAACGGCCTCACTATCCTGGCCAAGGACGAGCACATGCGCCCGTCCACCACGATGCAGTCGCTGGCCGCGCTGCAGCCGTCTTTCGCGACCGTAGCGCAGATGGGCGGGTTCGATGGCGTCGCGATCCAGTCGCATCCGGAAATCGAGGCAGTGAACTACGTCCACCACGCCGGTAATTCCTCGGGCATCGTCGATGGTGCCGCCGCCGTTCTGCTCGGCAGCGCCGAAGCCGGCAAGAAGAACGGCCTGAAGCCGCGTGCAAAAATTCGCGCTTTCGCCAATATCGGCTCCGAGCCCGCGATGATGCTCACCGGTCCAGTGGATGTGACGAAGAAGGTGCTGGAGCGCTCCGGCATGAAGCTGTCGGACATCGACCTGTTCGAGCTCAACGAGGCCTTTGCCTCGGTGGTGCTGCGCTTCATCCAGGCCTTCGACATCGACAATGAGAAGATCAATGTCTGCGGCGGCGCCATTGCCATGGGCCATCCGCTCGGTGCTACCGGCGCGATGATCCTCGGCACCGTGCTCGACGAACTCGAGCGCACCAACAAGTCCACGGCCCTCGTCACCCTCTGCATCGGCGGCGGCATGGGCACCGCCACCATCATCGAACGCGTGTAA
- a CDS encoding tetratricopeptide repeat protein, translating to MNSRVSWSVEGMDPSVRERAEAAARRAGMSLTDWLNTTIGESPITSAVDDHVDHGAAAAAPQPPRYQARPGHSLRPAMPSRPAMPQREVAEVADIHERLDAIARQIEAFSRPSQRGSNEPGVARQLNDAISRLDARLSQINEQPRHPAPSYGHYDPRPNPDMVEHAANQVYSSAPQSDPLSLDFAVAEITARQGELDGPPRMAPRYAPPIAPYATPSPAMPDMSGLERQLSQITSKIDALQRPNASIEQSIATFRSELAEIRNAVTEALPRRAIESIESEVRALSRRIDENRQSGIDADVLANLETALGDIHKTLKMLTPAEQLAGFDEALRNLGGKIDQIVRSSDNPGTLEQLEGAVTALRAIVSNVASNETVGRLSEDLQRLSAKVDQLAQNSDSSMFAALEQRIVTLTATLENRDRPQVAGSDHLESALAALAQRLDHLPVGNDQSSAFTHLEQRVSYLLERMESISDPRANNLGRVEDGLQDILRHLERQQSVFAAALNETRNSSADAGVVDSLKRELSDMRFSQSETDRHMQDSLEVVHSTLGHVVDRLAKIEGDLRTASARPAPQQPASATAIQSAPMQAAPMQHTSPRPQLSNPVKPQATAPSQIDVRPPQAHFDAAPRDFAATAISSEPAPAFQVPKAISDILDPKSASKPTAPPVTVERPSSPRPMVDPQLPPDHPLEPGTRPLGRGASPSERIAASEEAISEIAGAAPEPASASSFIAAARRAAQAAAVTGETPKGAKAAKASPQAQGDKAPSTLGSKIRSLLVGASVVVVVLGSFKMAMTLLDDGGSQPPVATNSHSPPLYLDAPKAADSPPQPPASSIGTPAPLSKQSLVAPQPAPDVAPASQSAPVPQAAPVPYISPDVTGSIAAPQSSAPAAPSLLPPSGQKLGAVAIPAGEKLPEGIGSEALRNAAIKGDATAAFEVGVRYAEGRGVPQSYEEAAKWYDRAAQAGVVPGMFRLGTLYEKGLGLKKDWEVARRYYMQAAERGNAKAMHNLAVLDADGGTRGANYKSASLWFRKAADHGVADSQFNLGILYARGIGVDQNLAESFKWFSLAAAQGDVDAGKKRDDVAKRLDPQSLAAAKLAIQTFVPEGQPEDAVNVAAPAGGWDAAPAQAVKSATTRRASR from the coding sequence ATGAATTCGCGCGTATCGTGGAGTGTTGAGGGGATGGACCCATCGGTTCGCGAACGGGCCGAAGCCGCCGCGCGCCGCGCCGGCATGTCTCTTACGGACTGGCTGAACACCACCATCGGCGAATCCCCGATCACTTCGGCGGTGGATGACCATGTCGATCATGGGGCAGCCGCAGCCGCGCCGCAGCCTCCGCGTTACCAGGCACGTCCGGGCCATTCGTTGCGTCCGGCGATGCCCTCTCGTCCGGCAATGCCGCAGCGCGAGGTTGCCGAAGTTGCCGATATTCACGAGCGCCTCGATGCGATTGCCCGTCAGATCGAGGCGTTCTCGCGCCCGAGTCAGCGGGGCAGCAACGAGCCTGGCGTCGCGCGTCAGCTCAACGACGCCATTTCGCGCCTCGACGCGCGGTTGTCGCAGATCAACGAACAACCGCGTCATCCGGCCCCGTCCTATGGGCATTACGATCCGCGTCCGAATCCCGATATGGTCGAGCATGCGGCCAATCAGGTTTACAGCTCGGCGCCACAGTCCGATCCGCTGTCGCTTGATTTCGCCGTTGCGGAGATCACAGCACGCCAGGGCGAGCTCGATGGCCCGCCGCGGATGGCGCCGCGCTACGCGCCACCCATCGCCCCATATGCCACGCCGTCGCCTGCTATGCCCGACATGTCCGGGCTGGAGCGTCAGCTCTCGCAAATCACCAGCAAGATCGACGCGTTGCAGCGACCGAACGCAAGCATTGAGCAGTCGATAGCGACCTTCCGCAGCGAACTCGCCGAGATTCGCAATGCGGTAACCGAGGCGCTGCCGCGGCGTGCCATCGAGTCGATCGAAAGTGAAGTCCGTGCGCTGTCGCGCCGTATCGATGAGAACAGGCAGAGCGGCATCGATGCCGATGTGCTCGCCAATCTCGAAACCGCGCTCGGCGATATCCACAAGACCCTAAAGATGCTGACGCCGGCCGAGCAGCTTGCCGGCTTCGACGAGGCGCTCCGCAATCTCGGCGGCAAGATCGACCAGATCGTGCGTTCAAGCGACAATCCCGGTACGCTGGAGCAGCTCGAAGGCGCCGTCACCGCGCTGCGCGCCATTGTTTCCAATGTCGCGTCTAACGAGACCGTCGGTCGTCTCAGTGAGGATCTTCAAAGACTGTCGGCCAAGGTCGACCAGCTCGCGCAGAACAGCGACAGCAGCATGTTCGCCGCGCTCGAGCAGCGCATTGTCACGCTCACCGCGACACTCGAAAATCGTGATCGTCCGCAGGTCGCGGGCTCGGATCATCTGGAGAGCGCCTTGGCGGCGCTGGCGCAGCGGTTGGATCACCTGCCGGTCGGCAACGATCAGTCGTCCGCCTTCACGCATCTTGAGCAGCGCGTGTCCTATCTGCTTGAGCGGATGGAGAGTATCAGCGATCCGCGCGCCAACAATCTCGGCCGTGTCGAGGATGGTCTGCAGGACATCCTGCGTCATCTCGAACGTCAGCAGTCGGTGTTTGCTGCGGCGCTGAACGAGACCCGGAACTCCTCCGCTGATGCCGGTGTCGTCGATTCCCTGAAGCGCGAATTGTCCGACATGCGCTTCAGCCAGTCGGAAACTGACCGTCATATGCAGGATTCGCTGGAGGTCGTGCATTCGACTCTCGGGCATGTGGTTGATCGTCTGGCCAAAATCGAAGGCGATCTGCGCACGGCGAGCGCACGTCCAGCTCCGCAGCAGCCTGCATCGGCTACAGCGATCCAGTCCGCTCCGATGCAGGCGGCGCCTATGCAGCACACATCGCCGCGCCCGCAACTGTCCAATCCGGTCAAACCGCAGGCGACGGCACCGTCGCAAATCGATGTGCGCCCGCCGCAGGCGCATTTCGATGCCGCACCACGCGATTTTGCGGCGACCGCGATTTCCAGCGAACCTGCGCCCGCCTTCCAGGTGCCGAAGGCCATCAGCGACATTCTCGACCCGAAGTCGGCGTCGAAACCCACCGCGCCGCCGGTTACCGTGGAGCGTCCATCGTCGCCGCGTCCGATGGTCGATCCGCAATTGCCGCCGGACCATCCGCTCGAGCCCGGTACGCGTCCGCTGGGACGCGGTGCTTCGCCATCGGAACGCATTGCTGCATCGGAAGAAGCGATTAGCGAGATTGCCGGCGCTGCCCCGGAGCCGGCGAGCGCATCCAGCTTCATTGCGGCGGCGCGTCGAGCCGCGCAGGCTGCTGCCGTGACGGGCGAGACCCCCAAGGGGGCAAAAGCCGCAAAAGCGTCGCCGCAAGCCCAGGGCGACAAGGCACCATCGACACTTGGATCGAAGATCCGTTCCCTGCTGGTGGGCGCGAGCGTGGTCGTGGTCGTGCTCGGCTCGTTCAAGATGGCAATGACGCTGCTGGACGACGGTGGTTCGCAGCCGCCCGTGGCGACCAACAGCCATTCGCCGCCGCTCTATCTCGACGCGCCAAAGGCGGCAGATTCCCCGCCGCAGCCGCCGGCCTCGTCCATCGGCACGCCGGCTCCTCTCAGCAAGCAGTCGCTGGTCGCGCCGCAGCCGGCGCCTGACGTCGCACCTGCTTCGCAGTCTGCACCGGTGCCGCAGGCGGCGCCGGTTCCCTATATATCGCCGGATGTCACCGGCAGCATTGCCGCGCCGCAGTCGAGCGCACCTGCCGCACCGTCGCTGCTGCCGCCCAGCGGCCAGAAGCTTGGTGCGGTCGCAATTCCTGCCGGCGAAAAGCTGCCCGAGGGCATTGGCAGCGAGGCGCTGCGCAATGCCGCGATCAAGGGCGATGCCACTGCCGCCTTCGAGGTCGGGGTGCGTTATGCCGAAGGCCGCGGTGTGCCGCAGAGCTATGAGGAAGCCGCCAAGTGGTACGATCGGGCCGCGCAGGCCGGCGTCGTGCCCGGCATGTTCCGCCTGGGCACGCTTTACGAGAAGGGCCTCGGCCTGAAAAAGGACTGGGAAGTCGCGCGTCGCTACTACATGCAGGCAGCGGAACGCGGCAACGCCAAGGCGATGCATAACCTTGCGGTACTCGATGCCGATGGCGGTACGCGTGGCGCGAACTACAAGAGCGCGTCACTCTGGTTCCGCAAGGCCGCAGATCATGGTGTCGCCGACAGTCAGTTCAATCTCGGCATTCTCTATGCCCGAGGCATCGGTGTCGATCAGAACCTCGCTGAAAGCTTCAAATGGTTCAGCCTTGCCGCCGCCCAAGGCGATGTCGATGCCGGCAAGAAGCGTGACGATGTGGCGAAGCGCCTCGATCCGCAGTCGCTGGCTGCGGCGAAGCTCGCAATCCAAACCTTTGTGCCGGAAGGTCAGCCGGAAGACGCGGTCAACGTGGCCGCTCCTGCCGGTGGCTGGGATGCTGCGCCGGCGCAGGCCGTCAAATCCGCGACCACCAGGCGGGCGTCCCGCTGA
- a CDS encoding sulfite exporter TauE/SafE family protein codes for MQLYLPIADLPINVLLILAMGAAVGFVSGMFGVGGGFLMTPLLIFVGISPAVSVASVASHIAASSFSGALSYWRRRAIDPALATVLLTGGIAGTALGVWVFTVLRSLGQLDLTISLSYVILLTGVGSAMFWEGLRALMRLRRGDPVSFRRSGSHSWVHGLPLKMRFKRSKIYLSVLPVVAVGLVIGFIGAVMGIGGSFILIPILIYWLRVPTATVIGTSMVLTLVTMVIATMLHAMTNHLVDAVLALILMIGGVTGAQFGARAGQKIRGEHLRLLLGLLILAVGIRFAAQLVIQPEDLFTIRDLAGGGGS; via the coding sequence GTGCAACTGTACCTCCCGATCGCCGACCTTCCGATCAACGTGCTGCTCATTCTGGCGATGGGCGCCGCGGTGGGCTTCGTCTCGGGCATGTTCGGCGTCGGCGGTGGCTTCCTCATGACGCCCCTGCTGATCTTCGTCGGTATCTCGCCGGCGGTCTCGGTGGCTTCGGTGGCCAGCCATATCGCCGCCTCGTCGTTCTCCGGCGCGCTGTCCTATTGGCGCCGCCGTGCCATCGATCCTGCGCTGGCCACGGTATTGCTCACCGGTGGCATTGCCGGCACAGCTCTTGGCGTCTGGGTCTTCACCGTGCTGCGCAGTCTGGGCCAGCTCGATCTCACAATCTCGCTGTCCTACGTGATCCTGCTCACCGGCGTCGGCAGCGCCATGTTCTGGGAGGGGCTGCGTGCGCTGATGCGGCTTCGGCGCGGCGATCCGGTCTCGTTCCGGCGCTCCGGCAGCCACAGTTGGGTGCACGGCCTCCCGCTGAAGATGCGCTTCAAACGCTCGAAGATCTATCTTTCGGTGCTTCCGGTCGTGGCCGTCGGTCTCGTCATCGGCTTTATCGGCGCAGTGATGGGTATCGGCGGCAGCTTCATCCTGATCCCGATCCTGATCTATTGGCTGCGCGTACCCACCGCGACGGTGATCGGCACATCCATGGTGCTGACCCTCGTCACCATGGTCATCGCCACCATGCTGCATGCGATGACCAATCATCTCGTCGATGCCGTACTCGCGTTGATCCTGATGATCGGCGGTGTCACCGGCGCTCAGTTCGGCGCCCGCGCCGGACAGAAGATCCGTGGCGAGCATCTGCGCCTGTTGCTCGGCCTCCTGATCCTGGCCGTCGGCATCCGCTTCGCGGCGCAGCTCGTCATTCAGCCGGAGGATCTGTTCACCATCCGCGACCTGGCCGGGGGCGGTGGGTCATGA
- a CDS encoding acyl-CoA dehydrogenase C-terminal domain-containing protein: MPSYKAPLEDVGFLLNDVFQFDRYNNLPGFSDASADVREAIISEAAKLSENVLQPLNRVGDLEGCKRNDDGSVTTPKGFKDAFKQVTEGGWLGLSAPVEYGGQGLPVTLSQTVAEFQISANMAFSMYGGLTMGATAALVVHGNDQQKSKYLPKMIAGEWTGTMNLTEPHCGTDLGLLRTKAVKQDDGSYKISGTKIFISAGEHDLADNIIHLVLARIEGAPAGIKGVSLFVVPKVLVNDDGSLGARNGVVCGSIEHKMGIHGNSTCVMNYDNATGWLIGEENKGMQGMFVMMNEARLGVAVQGLAQSEVAYQNAVAYAKDRLQGRSLTGPKSPDKPADSIMVHPDVRRTLLTIRAFNEAARAMVVWTALKSDVAHRSDDPKERQAADDHMGLMTPVLKGVLTDGGFANAVAAQQMFGGHGYIAEWGMEQFVRDARIAMIYEGANGIQALDLVGRKLPRDGGRAAMAFFGEVAAFAKEHGADEAMKPYVGPLSNALGHLQQATMWLMNNAMAKPDNAGAGATDYMQLFGLTAFAYMWAKMAKVAQDKIAASGATPYLTTKLVTGRFFMERMLPETALHLARIQTGAATTMELPAEAF; encoded by the coding sequence ATGCCCAGTTACAAAGCGCCGCTCGAAGACGTCGGCTTTCTGCTCAACGACGTGTTTCAGTTCGATCGCTACAACAATCTCCCCGGTTTCAGCGATGCCTCGGCAGATGTGCGCGAGGCGATCATCAGTGAAGCGGCAAAGCTCAGCGAGAACGTGCTGCAACCGCTGAACCGCGTCGGCGATCTCGAGGGCTGCAAGCGCAACGACGACGGCAGCGTCACCACGCCTAAGGGTTTCAAGGATGCCTTCAAGCAGGTAACCGAAGGCGGCTGGCTCGGCCTCTCAGCACCGGTGGAATATGGCGGCCAGGGCCTTCCGGTGACGCTGTCGCAAACCGTTGCCGAATTCCAGATCTCCGCGAACATGGCCTTCTCGATGTATGGCGGCCTCACCATGGGCGCCACGGCGGCGCTGGTCGTGCATGGAAATGATCAGCAGAAGAGCAAATATCTGCCGAAGATGATCGCCGGGGAATGGACCGGCACCATGAACCTCACCGAGCCGCATTGCGGCACCGATCTCGGCCTGCTCCGCACCAAGGCGGTGAAGCAGGATGATGGCAGCTACAAGATCTCCGGCACAAAGATCTTCATTTCGGCCGGTGAACACGACCTAGCCGACAATATCATCCATCTCGTGCTCGCGCGGATCGAAGGTGCACCCGCCGGCATCAAGGGCGTGTCGCTCTTCGTGGTGCCGAAGGTGCTGGTGAATGACGATGGCTCGCTGGGCGCGCGCAACGGCGTCGTCTGCGGCTCCATCGAGCACAAGATGGGCATCCACGGTAATTCCACCTGCGTGATGAACTACGACAATGCCACTGGCTGGCTGATCGGCGAAGAAAACAAGGGCATGCAAGGCATGTTCGTGATGATGAACGAAGCCCGCCTCGGCGTTGCCGTACAGGGCCTCGCGCAGTCGGAAGTCGCTTATCAGAACGCCGTCGCCTATGCGAAGGACCGCCTGCAGGGCCGCTCGCTCACCGGCCCGAAGTCGCCGGACAAGCCGGCGGATTCGATCATGGTGCATCCGGACGTGCGCCGCACGCTGCTCACCATCCGCGCGTTCAACGAAGCTGCCCGCGCCATGGTGGTGTGGACCGCGCTGAAGAGCGACGTCGCGCATCGCTCGGACGATCCGAAGGAACGCCAGGCCGCCGACGATCACATGGGTCTGATGACGCCGGTGCTGAAGGGTGTGCTCACCGATGGCGGCTTTGCCAATGCCGTAGCGGCACAGCAGATGTTCGGCGGCCACGGCTATATCGCCGAATGGGGCATGGAGCAATTCGTGCGCGATGCGCGCATCGCCATGATCTATGAAGGCGCCAACGGCATCCAGGCGCTCGACCTCGTCGGCCGCAAGCTGCCGCGCGACGGCGGTCGCGCCGCGATGGCTTTCTTCGGCGAGGTCGCGGCGTTCGCAAAGGAGCATGGCGCGGACGAGGCGATGAAGCCCTATGTCGGACCGCTATCAAATGCGCTCGGCCATTTGCAGCAGGCCACCATGTGGCTGATGAACAATGCCATGGCCAAGCCCGACAATGCCGGCGCCGGCGCGACGGACTACATGCAGCTGTTCGGCCTCACAGCGTTTGCCTATATGTGGGCGAAGATGGCCAAGGTAGCGCAGGACAAGATCGCCGCGTCCGGCGCAACGCCTTATCTGACCACGAAGCTCGTCACCGGTCGTTTCTTCATGGAGCGGATGCTGCCGGAGACGGCATTGCATCTCGCGCGCATCCAGACGGGAGCTGCAACGACGATGGAGCTTCCGGCGGAAGCATTTTAA
- a CDS encoding TetR/AcrR family transcriptional regulator: MDEQATKDRLTRTAWLDHGLRILARQGAAALKVGDLAAGLSVSRGSFYWHFKDIGEFRLRLLERWQERTTDQVLEQTDASTTGAARLTHLMKLAFNEDRSLDRSIRAMASTDPAVAEMVAAVDARRIAYMAKVLVEAGVESRRARPRAEFLYWAYIGQSTVMAPHHSSMTERDIDELGALFTR; the protein is encoded by the coding sequence ATGGACGAGCAAGCGACCAAAGACAGGCTGACCCGTACCGCGTGGCTCGATCACGGCCTTCGCATTCTGGCGCGGCAGGGCGCAGCCGCGCTCAAGGTTGGCGATCTAGCCGCGGGACTGAGCGTCTCGCGCGGAAGTTTCTATTGGCACTTCAAGGACATCGGCGAATTCCGCCTGCGGCTCCTGGAGCGCTGGCAGGAGCGGACAACCGATCAGGTATTGGAACAGACCGATGCCTCGACCACCGGCGCCGCGCGCCTGACCCACCTCATGAAGCTCGCCTTCAACGAGGACCGCAGTCTGGACCGCTCCATCCGCGCCATGGCCTCCACCGATCCGGCGGTGGCCGAGATGGTCGCCGCCGTCGACGCCCGCCGTATCGCCTATATGGCGAAGGTGCTGGTCGAGGCCGGTGTCGAGAGTCGGCGCGCACGTCCCCGCGCCGAATTCCTGTATTGGGCCTATATCGGCCAATCCACGGTGATGGCCCCGCATCATAGCTCGATGACCGAACGGGACATCGATGAGCTGGGTGCACTGTTCACGCGGTGA
- a CDS encoding TIGR02186 family protein → MMWTWAIAILVLMLDAATPLRAERLIVSVSNHRVTVTPNYAGEELVLFGSVEKDDKTPPARANYNLVVTVSGPRTDLVTWRKQRRFGIWINTESREFLQVPSYLAVFSNRPIDAIAPVDVQRRQQLGINNVLLTQRVGTDFADVVSTDPFRSSFVRLRKEHGLYREETSAVTFLTPTLFRTTIPLPAEVPIGTYNVEIELFADGAFITKTETAFDIVKVGFEQFVANAARNHGFVYGVMTAIMALLSGWAASIVFRRD, encoded by the coding sequence ATGATGTGGACCTGGGCGATCGCGATCCTCGTGCTAATGCTTGACGCCGCGACGCCTTTGCGGGCCGAGCGGCTGATCGTCTCGGTTTCGAACCACCGCGTCACGGTGACGCCGAACTATGCCGGCGAGGAGCTTGTTCTGTTCGGTTCCGTCGAGAAGGATGACAAGACGCCGCCGGCGCGCGCCAACTACAACCTTGTCGTCACGGTCTCCGGTCCGCGCACCGATCTCGTCACCTGGCGCAAGCAGCGCCGCTTCGGCATCTGGATCAATACGGAATCGCGCGAGTTCCTGCAGGTGCCGTCTTATCTTGCGGTGTTCTCGAATCGTCCCATCGATGCCATCGCGCCGGTGGACGTGCAGCGCCGTCAACAGCTCGGCATCAACAACGTGCTGTTGACCCAGCGCGTAGGTACCGACTTTGCCGACGTCGTCTCCACCGATCCGTTCCGCAGCTCCTTCGTGCGCCTGCGCAAGGAGCATGGTCTTTATCGCGAGGAGACCTCGGCGGTAACTTTCCTCACTCCGACACTGTTCCGCACCACGATCCCGTTGCCCGCAGAAGTGCCCATCGGCACCTATAATGTCGAGATCGAGCTGTTCGCGGATGGTGCATTCATCACCAAGACCGAAACCGCCTTCGATATCGTCAAGGTCGGCTTCGAGCAGTTCGTTGCCAACGCCGCCCGCAATCATGGTTTCGTCTACGGCGTCATGACCGCCATCATGGCGCTGCTGTCAGGCTGGGCGGCGTCCATCGTGTTCCGGCGGGACTAG
- a CDS encoding nuclear transport factor 2 family protein yields MGMSGLDTWYGFMKSHDQVALWELLHPDAVFESPVVHSPQRGREIVFKYLTAAEKVLGGPGFTYIGEWRNETSAVLEFENEIEGIKINGIDMITFDVDGRITHFKVMVRPLKAINLLHRLMGEMLARQ; encoded by the coding sequence ATGGGCATGAGCGGCCTCGACACATGGTACGGCTTCATGAAGTCGCATGACCAAGTGGCGCTATGGGAATTGCTGCATCCCGATGCCGTGTTCGAAAGCCCGGTAGTGCATTCGCCGCAGCGCGGCCGCGAGATCGTCTTCAAATATCTCACCGCTGCCGAGAAGGTGCTTGGCGGCCCCGGCTTCACTTACATCGGCGAGTGGCGCAACGAAACGTCCGCCGTGCTCGAATTCGAGAACGAAATCGAGGGCATCAAGATAAATGGGATCGACATGATCACTTTCGATGTCGATGGGCGCATCACGCATTTCAAGGTGATGGTCCGGCCCCTGAAGGCCATCAATTTGCTGCACCGTCTCATGGGTGAAATGCTGGCGCGGCAATAA
- a CDS encoding NRAMP family divalent metal transporter has protein sequence MSDTSQSKADDQAPGKSSPRKFLRALGPGLITGASDDDPSGIGTYSQAGAQLGYGIGWTMLLTFPLMVAIQEISARVGRVTGLGISGNVRCHYPPALLHGIVALLFLANTINIAADLGAMADATKLLIGGPGMLYVVGFGVLSIGAQIFFDYRRYVAVLKWLTLCLFAYVAALAVVKVDWHAALSGLLMPRITWSGDYLTTVVAILGTTISPYLFFWQASQEAEDERIDPDKAPLIEKPLGAAMEFSRIRADTIVGMAFSNLIALSIITTAAATLNVAGKTDIQTSAQAAEALRPIAGAFAEIIFALGIVGTGLLAIPVLAGSTAYAVGEGQRWLVGLDRKPREAVAFYGVLALSAAIGIALNFTAINPIEALYWSAVINGVLAVPVMILLMTMSHSADVMGSFKISGPLYWLGWLATAVMSVAVVAMAVGVLF, from the coding sequence ATGTCGGACACGTCCCAATCAAAAGCCGACGACCAAGCACCCGGAAAGTCTTCACCAAGGAAATTTCTCAGGGCTCTCGGCCCGGGCCTGATCACCGGCGCCTCCGATGACGATCCGTCGGGCATCGGCACCTACAGCCAGGCCGGCGCCCAGCTGGGTTACGGCATCGGCTGGACCATGCTGCTGACCTTTCCTCTCATGGTCGCCATCCAGGAGATTTCAGCCCGGGTCGGACGGGTCACCGGTCTCGGTATTTCCGGCAATGTCCGTTGCCACTATCCACCGGCATTGTTGCACGGCATCGTGGCGCTGCTGTTCCTCGCCAACACGATCAACATCGCCGCCGATCTCGGCGCCATGGCCGACGCCACCAAACTGCTGATCGGCGGTCCCGGCATGCTCTATGTGGTGGGCTTCGGCGTGTTATCGATCGGTGCGCAGATTTTCTTCGACTATCGCCGTTATGTCGCCGTGCTGAAATGGCTCACATTGTGTCTGTTCGCCTATGTCGCGGCGCTGGCGGTCGTGAAGGTCGACTGGCATGCAGCCCTGAGCGGCCTCCTAATGCCACGGATCACATGGAGCGGCGACTATCTGACGACAGTGGTGGCAATTTTGGGCACCACCATCTCACCCTATCTGTTCTTCTGGCAGGCTTCGCAGGAAGCCGAGGATGAACGGATCGATCCCGACAAGGCCCCGTTGATCGAAAAGCCGCTCGGCGCCGCGATGGAATTTTCCCGAATCCGTGCCGATACGATCGTCGGCATGGCTTTCTCCAATCTGATCGCCCTATCCATCATCACCACCGCCGCGGCGACGCTGAATGTCGCTGGCAAGACCGATATCCAGACTTCCGCACAGGCTGCAGAAGCATTGCGCCCGATCGCTGGCGCCTTCGCGGAGATCATCTTTGCGCTCGGCATCGTCGGTACGGGCTTGCTGGCGATTCCGGTTCTGGCAGGCTCGACGGCCTATGCTGTCGGCGAAGGCCAGCGGTGGCTGGTCGGCCTCGATCGCAAACCGCGCGAAGCCGTGGCATTCTACGGCGTGCTGGCCTTGTCCGCAGCGATCGGCATCGCCCTGAATTTCACAGCGATCAATCCCATCGAGGCGCTGTATTGGAGCGCCGTTATCAATGGCGTGCTGGCGGTCCCGGTCATGATCCTGCTGATGACGATGTCGCATAGCGCCGATGTGATGGGCAGCTTCAAGATTTCTGGTCCGCTATATTGGCTCGGCTGGCTGGCCACCGCGGTCATGAGCGTTGCAGTGGTCGCGATGGCTGTGGGCGTCTTGTTCTAG